Proteins encoded together in one Pseudomonas sp. ADAK13 window:
- a CDS encoding c-type cytochrome gives MTFKRLTVVLLACLTLSACGGVDPNSPLGQRKAIFKQMLKTGEDLGGMLRGRIPFDGAKFAEGAVKLDTLSHEPWKHFPSVREEDHTSAKDDVWQQQARFQEMARNLETATGELVIASQVQPYKASNLGPAVQKVEDACTACHKQFRDH, from the coding sequence ATGACTTTTAAAAGACTGACCGTTGTATTGCTGGCCTGCCTGACACTGTCCGCCTGCGGCGGGGTTGATCCGAATTCGCCCCTGGGCCAGCGCAAGGCCATTTTCAAGCAGATGCTCAAGACCGGCGAAGACCTGGGCGGCATGTTGCGTGGGCGCATTCCGTTCGACGGCGCAAAATTTGCCGAAGGCGCGGTCAAGCTCGATACGTTGTCCCATGAACCGTGGAAACATTTCCCGAGCGTGCGTGAAGAAGACCACACCAGCGCCAAGGACGACGTGTGGCAGCAACAGGCACGCTTCCAGGAAATGGCCCGAAACCTTGAAACGGCCACCGGTGAATTGGTGATCGCCAGTCAGGTCCAGCCTTACAAGGCGAGCAATCTCGGGCCTGCGGTGCAGAAAGTCGAAGATGCCTGCACCGCGTGCCACAAACAGTTCCGCGATCACTGA
- a CDS encoding DUF1090 domain-containing protein has product MKFLAPFALLTVATLMATPLLAAEETAPLTGCAAKRQAISTQIEQAKAHGNSEQQAGLEKALSEVTANCTDASLKKERENKVLDAKHEVSRRQADLDKAMKKGDSDKINKRKDKLAQSRKDLQDALDELDK; this is encoded by the coding sequence ATGAAATTTCTTGCACCTTTTGCCCTGTTGACCGTCGCGACCCTGATGGCCACGCCGCTGCTGGCAGCCGAAGAAACCGCGCCACTCACCGGCTGTGCCGCCAAGCGCCAGGCCATCAGCACCCAGATCGAACAAGCCAAGGCCCACGGCAACAGCGAGCAGCAAGCCGGCCTGGAAAAAGCCCTGAGTGAAGTCACTGCCAACTGCACCGACGCCTCCTTGAAAAAGGAGCGCGAAAACAAGGTGCTCGACGCCAAGCACGAAGTCAGCCGCCGTCAGGCCGACCTCGACAAGGCAATGAAGAAGGGTGATTCCGACAAGATCAACAAGCGCAAGGACAAGCTGGCCCAGTCACGCAAGGACTTGCAGGACGCCCTGGACGAACTGGACAAGTAA
- the ligB gene encoding NAD-dependent DNA ligase LigB, whose product MTLPMRLLIFFLLSFSPLMAWARECPDWDTDHAQAQITTLAQQVRQWDDSYHRLGQSLISDELYDQARQRLTQWRSCFAPGAAVTDNPLGTARGTISHPTPHTGLEKLLDDNAVRSWLSTRQDVWIQPKVDGVAVTLVYRKGRLSRLISRGDGQLGQDWSASARRIPGIVQQLPEPIDLLLQGELYWRLTDHVQAVKGGIGARSKVAGLMNRRQLSEADAANIGLFVWAWPKGPGDFSEALNQLAQWGFTDSGRYSQPIKDITEAAHWRSYWYSHPLPFASDGVVLHQSQRAPAERWRVSAPYWAVAWKYPVVKALAYVHKVHFKIGRTGRITSILELEPVLLDDRNISRVSVGSLKRWQELDIRPGDQVSISLAGQVIPRLDRVILRSQPRVELQVPQAKDFHPLSCWQLAPGCEEQLLARLTWLSGAQGLALPHIGRETWNSLIQAGLIVDLLDWLTLDEAELANIDGFGERSSARLLDSLRSARQRPFAQWLMALGVPPTARNNLQGGWQTLAAKDTQAWLAEDGIGPGRAAQLSAFFRDPQVLALSETLRAAGIDGF is encoded by the coding sequence ATGACGTTGCCTATGCGCCTGCTGATTTTCTTTTTACTCAGTTTCTCGCCGCTCATGGCGTGGGCACGGGAGTGCCCCGACTGGGACACCGATCACGCGCAAGCCCAGATCACCACCCTGGCGCAGCAGGTCCGCCAATGGGATGACAGTTACCACCGGCTGGGCCAGTCACTTATCAGCGATGAGCTCTATGACCAGGCCCGCCAGCGCCTGACCCAATGGCGCAGTTGTTTTGCCCCCGGCGCTGCAGTCACGGATAACCCGCTGGGCACTGCACGCGGCACAATCTCCCACCCGACGCCTCACACCGGACTGGAAAAACTGCTGGACGATAACGCCGTTCGAAGCTGGTTGAGCACTCGTCAGGACGTGTGGATTCAGCCCAAGGTCGATGGCGTCGCCGTGACACTGGTTTATCGAAAGGGCCGACTGAGCCGGCTCATCAGTCGCGGCGATGGCCAACTGGGCCAGGACTGGTCAGCGTCCGCTCGCAGGATCCCCGGAATCGTCCAGCAGCTGCCCGAGCCTATAGACCTGCTGTTGCAAGGCGAACTCTATTGGCGACTGACGGATCATGTGCAAGCCGTCAAAGGCGGCATCGGCGCCCGCAGCAAGGTAGCCGGGCTGATGAACCGCCGGCAGTTGAGCGAAGCCGACGCCGCCAATATCGGTCTGTTTGTGTGGGCATGGCCCAAAGGCCCCGGGGACTTTTCCGAAGCGCTGAACCAGCTTGCGCAATGGGGCTTCACCGACAGCGGGCGCTACAGTCAACCGATCAAGGACATCACTGAAGCCGCGCACTGGCGCAGTTACTGGTACAGCCACCCACTGCCCTTCGCCAGCGACGGCGTGGTGCTGCACCAAAGCCAGCGCGCGCCGGCAGAACGATGGCGGGTCAGCGCGCCCTATTGGGCGGTTGCCTGGAAGTACCCGGTGGTCAAGGCGCTGGCCTATGTCCACAAGGTGCACTTCAAGATTGGCCGTACCGGGCGCATCACCTCCATCCTGGAGTTGGAGCCGGTACTGCTCGACGACCGCAACATCAGCCGGGTCAGTGTTGGCTCACTGAAACGTTGGCAGGAACTGGATATCCGCCCTGGCGACCAGGTTTCCATCAGCCTCGCAGGCCAGGTTATCCCGCGCCTTGACCGCGTCATCCTGCGCAGTCAGCCGCGGGTCGAGTTGCAGGTCCCGCAGGCCAAGGACTTTCACCCGTTGAGTTGTTGGCAACTGGCCCCCGGTTGTGAAGAACAACTGCTCGCGCGGTTGACCTGGCTGAGTGGCGCCCAGGGGCTGGCCCTGCCACACATCGGCCGCGAAACCTGGAACAGCTTGATTCAGGCCGGTCTGATCGTTGACCTGCTCGATTGGTTAACCCTGGATGAGGCAGAGCTTGCTAACATTGATGGATTCGGTGAACGCAGCAGTGCGCGTTTACTCGACAGCTTGCGCAGCGCCCGGCAGCGACCGTTCGCACAATGGCTGATGGCCCTGGGAGTACCGCCCACCGCCCGCAACAATCTACAAGGCGGCTGGCAAACCCTGGCCGCCAAAGACACTCAAGCCTGGCTGGCAGAAGACGGCATAGGCCCGGGCCGCGCGGCGCAACTGAGCGCTTTTTTTCGCGACCCGCAGGTGCTGGCCTTGAGTGAAACATTACGGGCTGCCGGAATAGATGGTTTTTAA
- a CDS encoding DUF1090 family protein: protein MRISTLAPAALLLSLFALPAHADLSALSGLTSQLGVSSGDCEKQSKDLQAKVDAAKANGEDLKVKAMQAALDQVNKGCKKVSESQDKLDAGQQKQQAKADSNDTVKALGGLFK, encoded by the coding sequence ATGCGCATTTCCACACTCGCCCCGGCCGCCCTTCTGCTCAGCCTGTTTGCCCTGCCGGCGCACGCCGACTTGAGCGCACTCAGCGGCCTGACGTCCCAACTGGGTGTGTCTTCCGGCGACTGCGAAAAACAGAGCAAAGACCTGCAAGCCAAAGTCGACGCCGCCAAGGCCAATGGCGAGGACCTGAAAGTGAAAGCCATGCAGGCCGCTCTGGATCAAGTAAACAAGGGTTGCAAAAAAGTCAGCGAGTCCCAGGACAAGCTCGACGCAGGCCAGCAAAAGCAGCAGGCCAAGGCCGACAGCAACGACACCGTGAAAGCCCTGGGCGGTCTGTTCAAGTAA
- the metK gene encoding methionine adenosyltransferase: MSEYSLFTSESVSEGHPDKIADQISDAVLDAIIAEDKFARVACETLVKTGVAIIAGEVTTSAWVDLEQIVRDVITDIGYTSSDVGFDGATCGVMNIIGKQSPDINQGVDRAKPEDQGAGDQGLMFGYASNETDVLMPAPITFSHQLVKRQAEARKSGALPWLRPDAKSQVTCRYEGGKVVGIDAVVLSTQHNPDVSYADLREGVMELIVKHVLPAELLTKDTQFHINPTGQFIIGGPVGDCGLTGRKIIVDSYGGMARHGGGAFSGKDPSKVDRSAAYAGRYVAKNIVAAGLAERCEIQVSYAIGVAQPTSISLNTFGTGKISDDKIVKLVREIFDLRPYAITTMLDLLHPMYQETAAYGHFGRTPEQKTVGNDTFTTFTWEKTDRANDLRTAAGL, from the coding sequence ATGAGCGAATACTCCCTTTTCACCTCCGAGTCCGTGTCTGAAGGGCATCCGGACAAAATCGCCGACCAGATTTCTGATGCGGTGCTGGACGCCATCATTGCTGAAGACAAGTTCGCCCGAGTGGCGTGCGAGACTCTGGTGAAAACGGGCGTGGCGATCATCGCCGGCGAAGTCACCACCTCTGCCTGGGTCGACCTGGAGCAGATCGTTCGTGACGTGATCACCGACATTGGCTACACCAGCTCCGACGTCGGCTTCGACGGTGCGACCTGCGGCGTGATGAACATCATCGGCAAGCAGTCCCCTGACATCAACCAGGGTGTCGACCGTGCCAAGCCTGAAGATCAGGGTGCTGGCGACCAGGGCCTGATGTTCGGCTACGCCAGCAACGAAACCGACGTACTGATGCCAGCACCGATCACTTTCTCCCACCAACTGGTGAAGCGCCAGGCCGAAGCCCGTAAATCCGGTGCATTGCCATGGCTGCGCCCGGACGCCAAGTCCCAGGTGACCTGCCGTTATGAAGGCGGAAAAGTGGTCGGCATCGACGCGGTGGTACTGTCGACCCAGCACAATCCGGACGTTTCCTACGCCGACCTGCGCGAAGGCGTCATGGAGCTGATCGTCAAGCACGTGCTGCCTGCCGAACTGCTGACCAAAGACACCCAGTTCCACATCAACCCGACCGGCCAGTTCATCATCGGTGGCCCGGTAGGCGACTGCGGTCTGACCGGCCGCAAGATCATCGTCGACAGCTACGGCGGCATGGCCCGTCACGGCGGTGGCGCTTTCTCCGGCAAGGATCCATCCAAGGTTGACCGTTCCGCGGCCTACGCCGGTCGTTATGTGGCCAAGAACATCGTGGCGGCCGGCCTGGCCGAGCGTTGCGAGATTCAGGTGTCCTACGCCATCGGTGTGGCCCAGCCTACGTCGATCTCGCTGAACACCTTCGGTACCGGCAAGATCAGCGACGACAAGATCGTCAAGCTGGTGCGTGAAATCTTCGACCTGCGTCCGTACGCAATCACCACCATGCTCGACCTGCTGCACCCGATGTACCAGGAAACCGCGGCCTACGGCCACTTCGGCCGTACTCCGGAGCAGAAGACTGTCGGCAACGACACCTTCACCACGTTCACCTGGGAAAAGACCGACCGCGCCAACGACCTGCGTACTGCCGCCGGCCTGTAA